Proteins from one Gimesia maris genomic window:
- a CDS encoding THUMP domain-containing class I SAM-dependent RNA methyltransferase, translating into MSEPLTLVATTAFGLEAVVSRELKQLGYEEQTIENGRITFQGDLAAICHCNLWLRSADRVLLSLAEFTALDFDDLFDEIRDIEWERWLPPSAQFPVRATAVRSKINSPKNCQKLVKKAIAERLKDHYIKDWFPEDGPLYSVSLSILKDKASVCIDTTGPGLHKRGYRKLAAGAQIKETLAAGLVQLSYWNRERPFVDPCCGTGTIAIEAALIGTNTAPGLNREFAAEGWQQLPPEMWEAAREEARALARTDIDYRLQGYDIDPAMIRMARYHAQQAGMEEFIHFQDQPLSEFSTPRKYGCIITNPPYGERLGDKADAEVIYREMKRVFAPLKMWSIYVITSHPGFERIYEQKARRRKLYNGRIECIYYQFPGPPPPRKKSPWEQAVGTQSDSAEETDDADETRQEEVASEPNVTPPEVASENPGAAESIETASTESTPAEDSATHEKSNEETEDRQE; encoded by the coding sequence ATGTCCGAGCCGCTCACACTCGTTGCTACTACCGCTTTCGGCCTGGAAGCCGTGGTTTCGCGCGAACTGAAACAACTGGGATACGAAGAGCAGACCATTGAAAATGGCCGCATCACCTTTCAAGGCGATCTTGCTGCGATCTGTCACTGCAATCTCTGGCTCCGTAGTGCCGACCGGGTGCTGCTCAGCCTGGCGGAATTCACGGCGCTCGACTTTGATGACCTGTTCGACGAAATCCGCGACATCGAATGGGAACGCTGGCTGCCCCCTTCCGCCCAGTTTCCTGTCCGAGCCACCGCAGTCCGTTCCAAAATCAACAGTCCCAAGAACTGTCAGAAACTGGTTAAGAAAGCGATTGCCGAACGCCTGAAGGATCATTACATCAAAGACTGGTTTCCCGAAGATGGCCCGCTGTACTCGGTCAGCCTGTCGATTCTGAAAGACAAGGCTTCCGTCTGCATCGACACCACCGGCCCAGGACTGCATAAACGCGGTTATCGCAAGCTCGCCGCCGGCGCGCAGATTAAGGAGACGCTGGCAGCAGGTCTGGTCCAGCTCAGCTATTGGAATCGCGAACGGCCGTTTGTTGATCCCTGTTGTGGCACGGGTACGATTGCCATCGAAGCCGCCCTGATTGGTACGAACACGGCGCCGGGCCTCAACCGTGAGTTTGCCGCCGAAGGCTGGCAACAGTTGCCCCCCGAAATGTGGGAAGCGGCCCGCGAGGAAGCGCGCGCGCTCGCACGAACTGATATCGACTATCGACTGCAAGGCTACGATATTGATCCTGCCATGATTCGCATGGCCCGCTATCATGCGCAGCAGGCCGGCATGGAAGAATTCATTCATTTTCAGGATCAGCCACTTTCCGAATTCAGCACACCCCGCAAGTATGGCTGTATCATTACCAACCCTCCGTACGGCGAACGACTGGGCGATAAAGCAGACGCCGAAGTCATTTACCGTGAAATGAAACGGGTATTTGCGCCACTGAAGATGTGGTCAATTTATGTAATTACCTCGCATCCGGGCTTCGAACGCATTTACGAACAAAAGGCCCGCCGCCGCAAACTGTATAACGGTCGGATAGAATGCATTTACTATCAGTTTCCCGGCCCTCCTCCGCCGCGGAAGAAGTCACCCTGGGAACAGGCAGTCGGGACACAATCCGATTCAGCTGAGGAAACAGATGACGCCGATGAAACGCGGCAGGAAGAAGTTGCTTCCGAGCCGAACGTGACTCCACCCGAAGTGGCAAGCGAGAACCCGGGAGCTGCAGAATCGATTGAGACGGCTTCTACAGAGTCTACTCCAGCTGAAGATTCTGCGACACATGAAAAATCGAATGAAGAAACGGAAGACAGGCAAGAGTAG
- a CDS encoding sugar phosphate isomerase/epimerase family protein: MRNTPSPYNRLPRRDFLKQTAAQVLTGTAVAGILQSQHGLQAGEDSKAKSKPAAAYQLGAFTKSFQDMPIPDVCRAFQSIGLDGLDLTVRPKGHILPENAEQELPQACAAAKEAGVKILFLTTMIDEPDKNAERILATAREQGIDRVKIGYYRYKTFGTLAQQLKETTKKIGKVAKLCQKYEILPCVHVHSNAFLPSHGTQLYQLIQDYSPQEVGAYVDMLHMVKEGSGDGWRQGLDLLAPWIALCAVKNFSWERGEGRDKHGHQKWEVKTVPVADGISPIPDYVAALRKLGYEGTFSLHSEYKGRHSWKELSTQECLDQTAVDAKYFRSLWS, from the coding sequence ATGCGGAATACTCCCTCCCCTTATAATCGGCTTCCCCGCCGTGATTTCCTGAAACAGACCGCCGCGCAGGTATTAACGGGTACAGCAGTCGCCGGTATCCTGCAGTCACAACACGGCTTACAGGCAGGCGAGGATTCCAAAGCGAAATCAAAGCCGGCCGCCGCCTATCAGCTGGGTGCCTTCACCAAGAGCTTCCAGGACATGCCGATCCCTGATGTCTGCCGGGCGTTCCAGTCCATCGGCCTGGATGGACTCGATCTGACCGTACGACCCAAAGGTCACATTCTGCCCGAAAACGCGGAGCAGGAACTGCCGCAGGCATGTGCGGCAGCGAAAGAGGCGGGCGTGAAAATCCTGTTTCTGACGACCATGATCGACGAGCCCGACAAAAACGCCGAACGTATTCTGGCGACCGCCCGGGAACAGGGCATCGACCGCGTCAAAATCGGTTATTACCGCTATAAAACGTTTGGCACACTGGCGCAGCAGTTGAAAGAGACCACAAAAAAGATCGGCAAGGTTGCGAAGCTGTGTCAGAAATATGAGATCCTGCCCTGCGTGCATGTGCACTCGAATGCGTTTCTGCCTTCGCATGGCACACAACTGTATCAGTTGATTCAGGATTACTCGCCTCAGGAAGTCGGTGCGTACGTGGATATGCTGCACATGGTCAAAGAGGGGAGTGGCGACGGCTGGCGGCAGGGACTCGATCTGCTGGCCCCCTGGATCGCGTTGTGCGCCGTCAAGAATTTCTCATGGGAACGGGGCGAAGGACGTGACAAGCACGGTCACCAGAAATGGGAAGTTAAAACGGTTCCCGTCGCTGATGGAATTTCTCCCATTCCCGACTATGTCGCCGCACTGCGGAAGCTGGGCTATGAAGGGACGTTCTCTTTACACAGTGAATACAAAGGACGTCACAGCTGGAAGGAACTGTCGACCCAGGAATGCCTGGATCAGACCGCCGTCGATGCGAAGTATTTCCGCTCGCTGTGGTCGTAA
- a CDS encoding arylsulfatase gives MIRKILASLTCLVVCLVAFTAQAADRPNIILIMVDDMGFSDIGCYGGEIETPNIDALAAGGVRFSQFYNSGRCCPTRATLMTGLHPQQTGIGWMTNPPGDTRGYSKPPAYQGYLNRKCVTLAEVLKPAGYATLMTGKWHLGFNAQDRWPLQRGFDKFFGCVSGATRFFHPVVPRGMTFGNEDIETPASTTDRRFYTTDAYTDYAIRFLNEHQQAKETQDKPFFLYLAYTAPHWPLQAHEEEIRKYRGKYKIGWDELRKQRLAKQKELGLLPEDTQLSPRDSEVPPWETLSEKKQDEMDLKMAIYAAMVDRVDQNIGKLVSSLKASGQYENTLILFLSDNGGCAEGGVLGRGEFYDVEKRNLDHSNSYGKAWANASNTPFRLYKHFAHEGGTSTPFIMHWPAGIIPEKRWITEPAQLIDIMPTLIDVAETKYPETFNGNPIPALDGISLRPIMQGDPLNRTEPIFIEHESNAFVRAGNWKLVGRGVSPAKGYQPQKWELYDVQLDRTELNNLAERRRAIVDDLVQKWEVWAKRVGVYPK, from the coding sequence ATGATTCGGAAAATCTTAGCTTCTCTCACCTGCCTGGTCGTCTGCCTCGTCGCTTTCACCGCACAGGCCGCTGACCGACCCAATATCATTCTGATCATGGTCGATGACATGGGCTTCTCTGACATCGGCTGTTATGGCGGCGAAATTGAAACGCCGAATATCGATGCACTGGCCGCGGGTGGTGTGCGTTTTTCCCAGTTTTATAATTCGGGTCGCTGCTGTCCCACGCGGGCGACTTTGATGACGGGCCTGCATCCACAGCAGACGGGAATTGGCTGGATGACCAACCCGCCCGGCGATACTCGCGGTTATTCCAAACCACCGGCGTACCAGGGTTACCTGAATCGCAAGTGCGTCACGCTGGCGGAAGTCTTAAAGCCGGCTGGTTATGCGACGTTGATGACGGGCAAATGGCATCTGGGCTTTAACGCGCAGGATCGCTGGCCGTTGCAGCGCGGGTTCGATAAATTTTTCGGCTGTGTCTCGGGAGCGACCCGGTTCTTTCATCCCGTCGTACCGCGGGGTATGACATTCGGGAATGAAGACATCGAAACCCCTGCGAGTACCACAGACCGCCGCTTCTATACTACCGACGCGTACACAGACTATGCGATTCGTTTTCTCAACGAACATCAACAGGCAAAAGAGACGCAGGACAAACCCTTCTTTCTGTACCTCGCTTACACCGCGCCGCATTGGCCTTTACAGGCACATGAAGAGGAAATCAGGAAGTATCGCGGCAAGTACAAGATCGGCTGGGACGAACTCCGCAAACAGCGTCTCGCGAAACAGAAAGAACTGGGACTGCTGCCGGAAGATACACAGCTTTCACCCCGCGACAGTGAGGTACCCCCCTGGGAAACTCTGAGTGAGAAAAAGCAGGACGAGATGGACCTTAAAATGGCCATCTATGCGGCGATGGTAGATCGCGTGGATCAGAACATCGGCAAACTGGTCAGTTCCCTGAAGGCGAGCGGGCAGTATGAGAATACGTTGATTCTGTTTCTTTCAGACAATGGGGGCTGTGCCGAGGGGGGCGTGCTGGGACGCGGCGAATTCTACGATGTGGAAAAACGCAATCTCGACCACAGCAACAGTTACGGCAAAGCGTGGGCGAATGCATCGAATACGCCGTTTCGACTGTATAAACATTTCGCACATGAAGGGGGTACGTCGACACCGTTCATCATGCATTGGCCGGCGGGGATCATACCGGAGAAACGCTGGATCACGGAACCGGCCCAGCTGATTGATATTATGCCAACGCTGATTGATGTGGCGGAAACAAAGTATCCCGAGACATTTAATGGGAATCCAATCCCGGCGCTGGATGGTATTTCACTGCGACCGATAATGCAGGGAGATCCGCTGAACCGGACCGAGCCGATTTTCATCGAGCATGAAAGTAATGCCTTCGTCAGAGCCGGTAACTGGAAACTGGTGGGGCGCGGCGTCTCGCCGGCAAAAGGCTATCAGCCACAGAAATGGGAACTCTACGATGTGCAGCTCGACCGCACGGAACTGAATAACCTGGCGGAGCGCAGGCGGGCCATCGTAGATGATCTGGTTCAGAAGTGGGAAGTCTGGGCAAAACGCGTGGGCGTGTATCCGAAGTAA
- a CDS encoding cation:dicarboxylate symporter family transporter produces the protein MGKVKQSHFKPGLTTWILTSLVLGIMCGLFFGDLCSPLKAVGDVFIGLLQMTVLPYITLSLILNLGRISIRQTRNMALTVIVLLLILWCIGLFSVCLMSLSFPFWQKGAFFSTSIIDGPKTESLYDLFIPSNPFFSLANNAVPAVVLFSIGMGIAISGIPKRERLLEPLSVAVNALMRLNRMIVHVSPIGIFAIVSYAMGTLPFEKFGLLQAYLITFSAATLLLAIGILPMLISVCTPVRYWDALKVSQTAVIASFVLGSTFAVLPLIVEAAREILDRYHLEKKDTGGSPDVLIPLVFPFPDLGRIVGLIFIPFSAWFYGTSMLPEEYPRFLSLGMAGSFAKPAVTIPWLLDLMHIPHDIFQLYLAVGIYTTRLGDALRSVYLFSFAILAAASLSGTLKIQWKRFISWSLFSLCVAGVVIASIHAVLNYTFKDVYQSKALIADRQLLFPGVKEIVLEESASNPDPIQSGETRIDRIRRRGTIRLGFDAKRLPFSYFNDRGQLVGLDIDMAHRLALDLGVDIEFVPFTPQTLVSQLNQDHFDLAMSGLEGTIERATAFPVADSYMDVTLALVLPDFRKVDFLEFDKLRHSADLKIAVVANSFYDEKAHEFFPNASFVSINSEEDFFEGNASHADLLVTSAETGAAWTLLYPKFSVINPFKKNIRVPMYYLGAHDIEFEEFMEVWLELKKKEGVFDTLYKYWILGETINPAPPRWSIIRNVLHWVD, from the coding sequence TTAAGCCCGGCTTAACCACCTGGATTCTGACGAGTCTGGTGCTGGGGATAATGTGTGGACTCTTTTTTGGTGACTTATGTTCGCCACTCAAAGCGGTCGGCGATGTCTTTATCGGTCTGCTGCAGATGACGGTTTTGCCTTACATCACGCTTTCACTGATTTTAAATCTGGGCCGCATCTCAATCCGACAGACTCGCAACATGGCGTTGACTGTCATCGTGCTGCTGCTGATTCTCTGGTGTATCGGCTTGTTTAGTGTCTGCCTGATGTCGCTTTCCTTTCCCTTCTGGCAGAAAGGCGCATTCTTCAGTACCAGTATCATTGATGGGCCGAAGACCGAAAGCCTCTACGACCTGTTCATCCCCTCGAATCCCTTTTTCTCACTCGCCAATAACGCGGTCCCTGCGGTCGTACTGTTTTCCATCGGCATGGGCATCGCCATCAGTGGCATTCCCAAACGCGAACGCCTGCTGGAACCGTTGTCCGTCGCCGTCAACGCCTTGATGCGGCTCAATCGTATGATCGTCCACGTTTCGCCCATCGGAATATTTGCCATCGTCTCCTATGCCATGGGCACGCTCCCCTTTGAAAAATTTGGACTGCTCCAGGCGTATCTGATTACCTTCTCCGCTGCCACACTCCTGCTGGCGATCGGCATTCTTCCGATGCTGATTTCTGTCTGCACCCCGGTCCGTTACTGGGATGCCCTCAAAGTTTCGCAGACCGCGGTTATTGCATCGTTTGTACTGGGCAGTACCTTCGCCGTTCTGCCTCTCATTGTTGAAGCGGCCCGTGAAATTCTGGATCGCTATCACCTGGAGAAAAAAGATACCGGCGGTTCACCCGATGTCCTGATTCCGCTTGTCTTTCCCTTCCCCGATCTCGGACGCATCGTCGGGTTGATCTTCATTCCTTTTTCTGCCTGGTTTTATGGTACCAGTATGTTGCCCGAAGAATATCCCCGCTTCCTTTCGCTGGGCATGGCCGGTTCCTTTGCGAAACCAGCGGTCACCATTCCCTGGCTGCTTGACCTGATGCACATCCCGCACGATATCTTTCAGCTTTATCTGGCGGTCGGCATTTACACCACTCGTCTGGGGGATGCCCTGCGTTCAGTTTACCTGTTTTCCTTCGCGATCCTCGCCGCTGCTTCGCTTTCCGGCACGCTTAAAATTCAGTGGAAACGTTTCATCTCCTGGTCGCTGTTTTCATTGTGTGTCGCGGGTGTCGTCATTGCCAGCATTCATGCGGTACTCAACTACACTTTCAAGGATGTCTACCAGTCCAAAGCACTGATCGCCGATCGTCAACTGCTCTTTCCCGGCGTTAAAGAGATCGTACTGGAAGAATCCGCTTCCAACCCCGATCCTATTCAGTCCGGCGAAACCCGCATCGATCGCATCCGCCGTCGCGGGACCATTCGGCTGGGCTTCGACGCCAAGCGGCTTCCCTTTTCCTACTTCAATGATCGCGGACAACTGGTCGGCCTCGACATCGATATGGCCCATCGACTGGCACTCGACCTGGGAGTTGATATCGAATTCGTTCCCTTTACCCCGCAAACACTGGTCAGTCAGCTGAATCAGGATCATTTCGATCTGGCCATGTCCGGTCTGGAAGGCACCATCGAACGGGCCACCGCGTTCCCCGTTGCCGATTCTTACATGGATGTGACGCTGGCACTGGTCCTGCCTGACTTCCGCAAAGTCGATTTCCTGGAGTTCGACAAATTACGCCATTCCGCCGATCTGAAAATCGCGGTCGTCGCCAACAGTTTCTACGACGAAAAAGCCCACGAGTTCTTTCCCAATGCGAGCTTTGTTTCCATCAACTCGGAAGAAGATTTCTTTGAAGGCAATGCCTCTCACGCCGATCTGCTGGTGACCAGTGCTGAAACAGGTGCCGCCTGGACGCTGCTGTATCCGAAATTTTCGGTGATCAATCCCTTCAAGAAAAATATTCGCGTCCCCATGTATTACCTGGGCGCTCACGACATCGAATTTGAAGAATTCATGGAAGTCTGGCTCGAACTCAAAAAGAAAGAAGGCGTCTTCGACACGCTCTACAAATACTGGATTCTCGGCGAAACCATCAACCCCGCCCCCCCACGCTGGTCCATCATCCGCAACGTCCTGCACTGGGTGGATTAA